A single window of Caldicellulosiruptor bescii DSM 6725 DNA harbors:
- the secA gene encoding preprotein translocase subunit SecA: MLKIIEKLIGSYSEREIKKILPIVDKIESLAPEYERLTDAELRQKTDIFKQRLKNGETLDDILPEAFAAVREAAWRTLKMRHFRVQLIGGIVLHQGRIAEMKTGEGKTLVATLPAYLNALEGKGVHIVTVNDYLAKRDAEWMGPIYNFLGLSVGVIVHGLSHEERKKAYNCDITYGTNNEFGFDYLRDNMAIYKEELVQRELNYAIIDEVDSILIDEARTPLIISGPAEKSTDLYKRADNFVRRLKPLYYNSDDDKQMPDTNGYDYIVNEKRHTVSLTEEGIKKAEKYFGVTNLADPENATLHHHIIQALKAHALMKRDRDYVVKDGQVIIVDEFTGRLMYGRRFSEGLHQAIEAKEGVRIERESKTLATITFQNYFRLYKKLAGMTGTAKTEEQEFREIYKLDVIEIPTHKPMIRIDHPDKVYKTEKAKFEAIVQEIVETHKKGQPVLVGTVSIEKSEMLSEMLKKHGIKHEVLNAKHHEKEAMIIAKAGQRGAVTIATNMAGRGTDIVLGEGVAELGGLKVIGTERHESRRIDNQLRGRAGRQGDPGESRFYVSLEDDLMRLFGSERIKNLVESLGLPDDQPIEHKLLSDAIEKAQKRVEARNFEIRKHLLQFDDVLNKQREIIYSQRRKVLEGENLRDSILGMIDELVDYKIKVYTGESPHPEDWDIKGLLQDLKFIFLDSELYEQDAKNMTKQELKEKLISIAKEKYEKKEQEIGELMRELERVVLLRVVDMHWMEHIDAVEQLREGISLRAIGQKDPIVEFRFEAFEMFDEMIKRIQEDTIKIILHANVENMPQRERVAKEMYENAPSDTPVRKPVVKTQKVGRNDPCPCGSGKKYKKCCGAV, encoded by the coding sequence ATGTTAAAGATAATTGAAAAGCTTATAGGTAGCTACAGTGAAAGAGAGATAAAAAAAATCTTGCCAATAGTTGACAAAATAGAGTCGCTTGCACCAGAGTATGAAAGATTAACAGATGCAGAGCTGAGGCAAAAGACAGATATATTCAAACAGAGGCTAAAAAACGGCGAAACTTTGGACGATATCCTGCCAGAAGCGTTTGCAGCTGTGAGAGAGGCTGCTTGGCGGACTTTAAAGATGCGTCACTTTAGAGTTCAGCTTATTGGTGGAATAGTTCTTCACCAGGGCAGGATTGCAGAGATGAAAACTGGTGAAGGTAAAACCCTTGTGGCAACTCTACCTGCGTACTTGAACGCATTAGAGGGCAAGGGTGTTCATATAGTAACTGTCAATGACTACTTGGCAAAAAGAGACGCAGAGTGGATGGGACCTATTTACAATTTCTTGGGGCTTTCTGTTGGTGTTATAGTCCATGGACTTAGTCATGAAGAGAGGAAAAAAGCATACAATTGTGATATTACCTATGGTACAAATAACGAGTTTGGGTTTGATTACTTGCGAGACAACATGGCAATTTACAAAGAAGAACTTGTGCAAAGAGAGTTAAACTATGCAATAATCGACGAGGTTGACTCAATCTTGATTGATGAGGCAAGAACGCCTCTTATAATCTCAGGTCCTGCTGAGAAATCAACAGACCTTTACAAAAGAGCTGACAATTTTGTAAGAAGACTAAAACCTCTTTATTATAACAGTGATGATGACAAACAAATGCCTGATACAAACGGCTATGACTATATAGTAAACGAGAAAAGACACACAGTTTCGCTCACAGAAGAGGGTATCAAGAAGGCCGAGAAATATTTTGGTGTTACAAACTTGGCTGACCCGGAAAATGCAACGCTTCATCATCATATTATCCAAGCACTAAAAGCTCACGCGCTCATGAAAAGAGACAGGGACTATGTTGTAAAAGATGGGCAGGTAATAATCGTTGATGAGTTTACAGGAAGATTGATGTACGGACGAAGGTTTTCGGAGGGGCTTCACCAGGCCATTGAAGCAAAAGAAGGTGTGAGGATAGAAAGAGAGAGCAAAACTTTGGCAACAATAACTTTTCAGAACTATTTCAGGCTGTACAAAAAACTTGCTGGTATGACAGGTACTGCAAAAACTGAAGAGCAGGAGTTTAGAGAAATCTATAAGCTTGATGTTATAGAAATTCCAACTCATAAACCAATGATAAGAATTGACCACCCGGACAAGGTTTACAAGACAGAAAAGGCAAAGTTTGAAGCAATTGTTCAGGAGATTGTTGAGACTCATAAGAAAGGCCAGCCTGTTTTGGTTGGTACAGTGTCAATTGAGAAGTCTGAGATGCTGAGCGAGATGCTCAAAAAACATGGTATAAAACATGAAGTTTTAAATGCGAAACACCACGAAAAAGAGGCAATGATAATTGCAAAGGCTGGTCAAAGAGGTGCTGTAACAATTGCAACCAACATGGCAGGCCGTGGAACAGACATTGTTTTGGGCGAGGGTGTTGCTGAGCTTGGCGGGCTCAAAGTAATTGGCACAGAGAGGCATGAGAGCAGGCGAATAGACAACCAGCTTCGTGGAAGAGCCGGCCGTCAGGGTGACCCTGGTGAATCAAGGTTCTATGTATCATTGGAAGACGATTTAATGAGACTTTTTGGTTCAGAGAGGATTAAAAATCTTGTTGAATCGCTGGGCTTGCCTGATGACCAGCCAATTGAACATAAGCTCTTGTCTGATGCAATTGAAAAGGCACAAAAGAGGGTTGAGGCACGAAACTTCGAGATACGAAAACATCTTTTGCAGTTTGACGATGTTTTGAACAAGCAAAGAGAGATAATATACTCACAAAGGCGCAAGGTTTTAGAAGGTGAGAACTTAAGAGACTCTATCTTGGGCATGATAGATGAGCTTGTGGATTACAAGATAAAAGTTTATACAGGTGAAAGTCCTCATCCTGAAGACTGGGATATAAAAGGTCTTTTGCAGGATTTGAAGTTTATATTCTTGGACAGTGAGCTTTATGAGCAGGATGCAAAAAATATGACAAAACAGGAGCTAAAAGAAAAGCTCATCTCAATTGCAAAAGAAAAATATGAGAAGAAAGAACAAGAAATTGGCGAGCTTATGCGTGAGCTTGAAAGGGTTGTGCTTTTGCGAGTTGTTGACATGCACTGGATGGAACACATAGATGCAGTGGAACAGCTGAGAGAAGGCATATCTCTTCGCGCAATTGGCCAAAAAGACCCAATAGTTGAGTTTAGGTTCGAAGCGTTTGAGATGTTTGATGAGATGATAAAGAGAATTCAGGAGGACACAATAAAGATTATACTTCATGCAAATGTTGAAAATATGCCTCAGAGAGAAAGAGTTGCAAAAGAAATGTATGAAAATGCGCCATCAGACACGCCTGTAAGAAAACCTGTTGTGAAAACACAGAAGGTTGGGAGAAACGATCCATGTCCTTGCGGGAGCGGCAAAAAATACAAAAAATGCTGTGGCGCAGTTTAA
- the hpf gene encoding ribosome hibernation-promoting factor, HPF/YfiA family: protein MNFIISGKNIEVTDALKERIEKKLSKLERYIKLNTDVHVTLSVEKISHIVEVTIPFHGMILRAEERSNDMYSAIDLVVDTLERQIRKFKTKIAKRAKDAESLRYMTFELEEPEKEVQEENSEFRIAKTKRFPIKPMSVEEAILQMNLLGHNFFVFLNQDTDKVNVVYRRNDGAYGLIEPEY, encoded by the coding sequence ATGAACTTTATTATCAGTGGTAAAAACATAGAAGTAACTGATGCACTAAAAGAGAGGATTGAAAAAAAACTTTCAAAACTTGAGAGGTATATAAAACTAAATACAGATGTTCATGTAACTTTGAGTGTTGAAAAGATTTCACATATAGTTGAAGTGACAATACCATTTCATGGAATGATTTTGAGAGCTGAAGAGAGAAGCAACGATATGTACAGTGCCATAGATTTGGTAGTTGACACCTTGGAAAGACAAATTAGAAAGTTCAAAACAAAGATAGCAAAAAGGGCAAAAGACGCAGAGTCTTTGCGATACATGACATTTGAATTGGAAGAACCTGAAAAAGAGGTTCAAGAAGAAAATAGTGAGTTTAGAATTGCTAAAACAAAGAGGTTTCCAATAAAGCCAATGAGTGTTGAAGAGGCTATTTTGCAAATGAATTTACTTGGTCATAACTTCTTTGTATTTTTGAATCAAGATACAGATAAGGTAAATGTTGTATATAGAAGAAACGACGGCGCGTATGGTTTAATTGAACCTGAATATTAA
- a CDS encoding DUF362 domain-containing protein, translating into MNNNIYIIYGKDAKSMTKQLLEYADVKSYIPQGSKIAIKPNLVVAKPYTSGATTNPHIVEGIIEYLRENGFENIAILEGAWLGASTKRAFEVCGYTEIAKKYGVKLIDTKDDRPLKINVDGFELNICTQVYSYDFLINVPLLKGHCQTQLTCALKNLKGLIPDSEKRRFHTLGLHKPIAYLNKAIKTHLVVVDSIMPDPDFEEGGNPVEKDFIALGFDPVLIDSFAAEHLGYNPYDIEYIRLAEKLGVGKAGEYNLIEINSDKKPTGVSKRSSIVSRYTKYIEEKDACSVCYANLISALMRLDEQGVLKRLSKKLYIGQGYKGKVMDGIGIGSCTSDFNICKQGCPPKSNEIVEFLKQNL; encoded by the coding sequence ATGAATAACAACATTTACATTATCTACGGTAAAGATGCTAAATCTATGACAAAACAGCTTCTTGAGTATGCCGATGTGAAAAGTTATATTCCTCAGGGGAGCAAAATTGCTATAAAACCCAACTTGGTTGTTGCAAAGCCGTATACCTCAGGTGCTACAACAAATCCACATATTGTTGAAGGAATCATAGAGTACTTGAGGGAAAATGGGTTTGAAAACATTGCAATTTTAGAGGGTGCATGGCTTGGCGCTTCCACAAAAAGGGCGTTTGAAGTTTGTGGGTATACTGAGATTGCAAAAAAATACGGTGTAAAGCTTATTGACACAAAAGACGATAGGCCTTTGAAGATAAATGTTGATGGGTTTGAGCTGAACATTTGTACCCAGGTCTATAGCTACGACTTTTTAATAAACGTTCCACTTTTGAAAGGGCACTGCCAGACACAACTTACCTGTGCTTTGAAAAATCTCAAAGGGCTTATTCCTGACAGTGAAAAGAGAAGGTTTCACACACTTGGTCTTCACAAACCAATTGCATACTTGAACAAAGCAATAAAAACGCATCTTGTAGTGGTAGACAGTATTATGCCAGACCCTGACTTTGAAGAGGGAGGAAATCCTGTTGAGAAGGATTTTATAGCCCTTGGCTTTGACCCAGTTTTGATAGACAGCTTTGCCGCCGAGCATTTGGGTTACAACCCATATGACATTGAATACATAAGATTAGCAGAAAAATTAGGTGTTGGGAAAGCAGGTGAGTATAATCTCATAGAAATAAATTCTGATAAAAAACCTACAGGAGTTTCAAAAAGGTCTTCAATTGTTTCAAGATACACAAAATATATTGAAGAAAAAGACGCATGTTCTGTATGTTATGCAAACCTCATAAGTGCTCTTATGAGGTTAGACGAGCAGGGGGTTTTAAAAAGACTTTCGAAAAAACTCTACATTGGACAAGGCTATAAAGGGAAAGTTATGGATGGAATAGGAATTGGGAGCTGTACAAGCGATTTTAATATATGCAAACAGGGATGTCCTCCAAAGTCAAACGAGATTGTTGAATTTTTAAAACAGAATTTATAG
- the dnaX gene encoding DNA polymerase III subunit gamma/tau, producing the protein MHIALYRKYRPKVFEDVVAQEHITRTLKNQIKQDKVAHAYIFCGPRGTGKTTTAKIMSRAVNCLNPKDGNPCNECEICRSILDEKTLDVLEIDAASNTSVNDVRQIRDEVRYPPSVCKKKVYIIDEVHMLSTGAFNALLKTLEEPPSHALFILATTDIQKVPATILSRCQRFDFKRISVKDIYERLKKIVQMENISIDDNALYLISQKAEGALRDALTILERCMNTSDEHITYKFVANLLGVTSTEIVKEYIAAIVENDSNKGLKVINRLWDEGMDVNTFLEEAVKLLRSALILRLGAKDVLVDMLESDKDFVINISNLVDSNRLVSIIKMLIDTANQIRWTRFPKVLLEINTIKLCDSQFDTSFETLIERVRKLETKLSQLAENPKAFEAMKLDKAQSTKQEQKISHIADKSAEGVDSNASFSWSEILSRWQEIKEAIKEEKPGLSHVLQNASLRLENGVKVCFKQEDSVFAEVLSRNMEYFKSILKRIVGYEGEVSVDVEKQEPFKENTVSDQEIINKLKDIFPDTEITIKE; encoded by the coding sequence TTTACAGGAAATATAGGCCTAAGGTGTTTGAAGATGTTGTTGCACAAGAGCATATAACAAGGACTTTAAAAAATCAAATAAAACAGGACAAAGTAGCTCACGCATACATCTTTTGCGGCCCGAGAGGCACTGGCAAGACAACAACTGCAAAAATAATGTCAAGAGCTGTGAACTGTTTGAATCCCAAGGATGGGAATCCGTGCAACGAATGTGAGATATGCAGAAGCATCTTGGATGAAAAGACGCTTGATGTTTTGGAGATTGACGCTGCATCAAACACAAGTGTCAACGACGTGAGGCAAATCAGGGACGAGGTCAGGTACCCACCTTCTGTTTGCAAAAAGAAGGTATATATAATAGACGAGGTGCACATGCTCTCAACAGGGGCTTTCAACGCGCTTTTAAAAACCCTTGAAGAGCCCCCCTCCCATGCACTTTTTATTCTGGCAACCACAGATATTCAAAAAGTACCTGCAACCATTCTTTCAAGATGTCAGAGGTTTGATTTTAAAAGGATTTCTGTAAAGGACATATATGAAAGGCTCAAAAAGATTGTTCAGATGGAAAATATATCAATTGACGATAATGCCCTGTATTTGATCTCACAAAAGGCAGAAGGTGCTCTGAGGGATGCTTTGACCATATTAGAAAGGTGCATGAATACATCTGATGAACATATAACCTACAAGTTTGTTGCAAACCTTTTAGGTGTTACATCAACCGAGATAGTGAAAGAATATATTGCTGCTATTGTAGAAAATGATTCCAACAAAGGACTCAAAGTTATAAATAGGCTTTGGGATGAAGGAATGGATGTAAATACTTTTTTAGAAGAAGCTGTGAAGCTTTTGAGAAGTGCACTGATTTTACGACTTGGTGCAAAAGATGTTTTGGTTGACATGCTTGAAAGTGATAAAGATTTTGTCATTAACATATCAAACCTTGTTGATTCAAACAGACTTGTTTCAATCATAAAGATGCTTATTGACACTGCCAACCAGATACGCTGGACAAGATTTCCAAAGGTTTTGCTTGAGATAAATACAATAAAACTTTGCGATAGCCAGTTTGACACCTCATTTGAAACGCTCATTGAAAGAGTTCGAAAACTTGAGACAAAGCTTTCTCAGCTTGCCGAAAATCCCAAGGCTTTTGAAGCCATGAAACTTGACAAGGCTCAATCTACAAAACAAGAGCAAAAGATCTCGCATATAGCTGACAAAAGCGCAGAAGGTGTGGACAGCAATGCATCTTTTTCATGGTCTGAGATTTTGAGCAGGTGGCAGGAAATAAAAGAGGCTATCAAGGAGGAAAAGCCGGGACTTTCGCATGTTCTTCAAAATGCCAGCCTGAGGTTAGAAAATGGTGTGAAGGTATGTTTTAAGCAGGAAGATAGTGTGTTTGCAGAGGTTTTGAGCAGAAACATGGAGTATTTTAAGTCAATTCTAAAGAGGATTGTGGGGTATGAAGGTGAGGTCTCTGTTGATGTTGAAAAGCAAGAGCCATTTAAAGAAAATACTGTGTCTGACCAAGAGATAATAAACAAGCTCAAGGACATCTTCCCTGACACAGAGATTACTATAAAAGAGTGA